The sequence TGTGACCTTGACTGAAGCGGAAGAAATCCTGATTGAAAATGGAATGGTACGAGGTGTGCGTTTTACCGATGGAAGTGAGGTGCGCAGTACTTTTGTGGTTGTCGCTCCAGGGAGAGTGGGGGCTGATTGGTTGCGCCAGGAGTGTTTACGTTTAGGGTTGCCTCTGGCCAATAACCCGGTAGATTTAGGGGTGCGGGTAGAGGTTCCCGCTTCGGTGATGGAAGATTTTACGAAGGTAATGTATGAGCTCAAACTCGTTTATTACTCTCACACCTTTGATGATCGAGTGCGAACCTTTTGTATGTGTCCATATGGTGAAGTGGTTACCGAATACAACGATGGTATCGTCACCGTCAATGGGCATAGTTACGAGGAGCGGAAAACACTCAATACCAATTTTGCCGTTCTGGTGAGTACCAACTTCACCGAGCCTTTTAAAGAACCCATTTCCTATGGCCGGTACGTGGCGTATCTAGCGAATATGCTGGGAGGAGGAGTGATTATTCAACGGTTGAAAGATCTGGAATTGGGGAGGCGTTCCACGCCGGAACGGATTGCCAAATCGATGATCAAGCCCACTCTTCAAGGGGCGAGTCCTGGTGATTTGAGTTTCGCGTTGCCCTATCGATTCCTTCAAGATATCCTCGAGATGCTTTCAGCTCTGAATCGGTTTATCCCAGGAATCAATTCCCCCCATACGCTTTTGTACGGTGTGGAAGTCAAATTTTACTCTTCGAGGGTTCAGGTGGGGAGAAACTTAGAAAGTGCAGTTATGAACCTGTTCCTTGCCGGTGATGGTGCTGGAATTACCCGGGGGTTGATTCAAGCTTCTGCTTCTGGGGTGATTGTAGCGAGAGGAATTCTGGAAAAGATAGGAGTTCAAAATCATGAAAAGAGTACTCATTACCAACGATGATGGATTTAACAGCTCTGGCATTCGGGCTTTGCTTCGGGCCTTTGCCCGGAAGGCTGAAGTGGCTCTGGTTGCTCCCAAAGACGAACGGAGTTGTTCCAGCCATAGCATTACGGCTCGCCGGCCTCTTGCGGTGCAGGAAGTAGAAGTAGAGGGTGTGAAAGGCTTTGCTGTGGATGGCACTCCGGCTGATACGGTCATTCTAGGGTTGAATCTCTTTGGCCAAGCTGCTTTCGATTTTGTGGTTTCGGGTATCAATAGAGGTCCTAATCTGGGGTTCGATGTTTTTTACTCTGGAACAGTGGCTGCGGCGATGGAAGCGGCCATGTCTGGAGTTCCTTCTATGGCGGTATCCCTGGTTTTGGGAGAATACGAGAATTATGGCCTGGCTGCTCAGATTGCTCTTGAGGTATGGGAAACCTTTGA is a genomic window of Atribacterota bacterium containing:
- a CDS encoding FAD-dependent protein translates to VTLTEAEEILIENGMVRGVRFTDGSEVRSTFVVVAPGRVGADWLRQECLRLGLPLANNPVDLGVRVEVPASVMEDFTKVMYELKLVYYSHTFDDRVRTFCMCPYGEVVTEYNDGIVTVNGHSYEERKTLNTNFAVLVSTNFTEPFKEPISYGRYVAYLANMLGGGVIIQRLKDLELGRRSTPERIAKSMIKPTLQGASPGDLSFALPYRFLQDILEMLSALNRFIPGINSPHTLLYGVEVKFYSSRVQVGRNLESAVMNLFLAGDGAGITRGLIQASASGVIVARGILEKIGVQNHEKSTHYQR
- the surE gene encoding 5'/3'-nucleotidase SurE, producing the protein MKRVLITNDDGFNSSGIRALLRAFARKAEVALVAPKDERSCSSHSITARRPLAVQEVEVEGVKGFAVDGTPADTVILGLNLFGQAAFDFVVSGINRGPNLGFDVFYSGTVAAAMEAAMSGVPSMAVSLVLGEYENYGLAAQIALEVWETFEAVWEKEKNLVLNVNVPDCAGKNDISGWSITELGDRFYFTQVREIEGGSDGLRRFVFEEGQRDFLLLENSDFQAIWHSRVSITPLRPSLTDYALRRELNVLLDRVKQ